The genomic region GTTATTGTCTTACGTACATTAAACCTTTGGGTTAGCTACTGCGAGAGAGAGGAAGCACAGTCTCTCCAGAAGGGCCGGGAAGTGTCAGTCACGGAGATGCACGGCTCAGGCCACACAAAAGCTGactctccctctgtctttggGGTGCGCTCACATGCACCTCTGTGATCAACTACACACCAtctgctgtattttaaaaagtctgtcaACTTCTTCAAAGCAACGAGATCTCTAAGAACTGAGTAACAGTCACTCACCAGCAGCATTTTCACTGGAAGCAGGTATATCAGAATCATCCTTTTGTTCTTCTGACTGGAGCGGTGGCAGTGCTCAAAGGCAAAGGACAGGTACTCCTCCGCTGCGGACGCGGGCGAGGCGACGAGTCAGACAAGGCAGGCTCAGTGGCCTTCGTGCGCTCTGCACAGCACGCGGCTGCCACAGCCCCCCTGCGCCTCATCCCACCATTTCTCCTTACAGACAGGCTGCAAAGGCCTCAGAACCTGCACACCTCTACCCTTCTTACTAACCAAGGCTTTCTTGCTGGGTTAGGTATTCAAACATACTACTCAATGACTCTTCAGAGGAAAAACATATCGACACCTAGAGAGGCTTCAACAGGATATAATGTAAAAGCTTCTATTCTTAtgcttcatattttaaagaaaaaaaactgatggAGAATAACCAAGGACAGCCCTTCTTTGAGAGCTGTAGatccattaaaaattttgtgaaagaaaatgaaaagttggtCTGTATAACGCCACAGTATAAAACCCAGAGCAGTGACTGTCAAGGAGCTGCTGGCCCTGTGCGTGGAGGATCCCTGCTACAGCGCACAGAGAGAAAGCGATCTCATGGGTCCTGTGCGAACGCTGCTGAAGAAGTGACTTTAAAGTCTGGTCTGAGTACAACAGGAGAGGTCGGAAAGGAGAGCCTCATGCCAGCTAATCACctaatttaaagtgaaaaagaatgggCTTCATGTCCTTGAGAAAGTTAATGGAATAAACTACAAAATAATGTGATTTCATGAAAGAGCAGCTCTGATGTGGCAACGAGGCCATCATTCGTGGACACAAACCCCAAAGCTGACCACAGTCCCAGGACATGTCCCCACCGCCCGCTTGGCCGCTCCACGTGGGATTTCTGAGTCGAGACCAGGAGAGGCAATGGGAGAAAACATTACTTCTGTTCAGTGCAAAGACAGTGGTGTGTAATCATCTCACACAAAAAGGGCCATCATGACAAGAGACTCTCACGTGTATTTCAGACACCCAGTGTGGATTAAGAAACTCCCACTAGGATTCTCCTTTATTTAACCACTTTACTGTTAAAagttaacaaaagaaatataacttgGACATGGTTTCTACCTATACTCCACcttaagtaataataaaatgcagTAATTATGTTTTCAGAAATTGTACCACTTAAGTTGTTCAGAATGCAATGTCTTCAAGATTCTGGAAGAAACATTAACAACATACCTTGCTTAAAGTCACTATCGAACATAGCCTTCCGCCCAACGTAGTACCTGTACGTCACCCTCTGCGCGGTGCTGTAATCGTCTCTCAGGTTGGAGCTGTCGATGGCTCGGATTAGGGGTTTGCACAGATGGAGCTTGTTGATCTATAACAAACAACAAGCATTTTAAGtattactaaaagaaaacaagacgGGGAGGACAAACGTAAACTTCTACTTTACCAAGTCTACACCTCCTTACAGTGGGAACCACACTATTAATCAtcaaaattcattatttaataaGAAGAACTAGACACAAGCTGCACGGCATAGGTTACATCCCCTTTGGAAGGCCCACCCAAGGTGTGCGATGGAGGCCCCTGCACCGGGCCAACCTGGCGGGGCAAAGGCTCACTGCTTTATCCACCCACACACGCATCTGTTCCACTCGGCTCCGGTTATGCTAACAGCAGGCAGAAGGCTGCAGACTGCGGCCTCCCTCAGAGCCCAGTCCCACCCGGGCACACTCCTCACTGTCGGTGCCTTAGCTTCCCTGGAGCCAAGAGCTCTGACTTCACAGCACTGAGGTTGAAGTGCGACAACACTTGCAAAGCACTGACGAGACCGCCTCTTAGGGGCCACAGGGCCTGCACTTAGCAGGCGCTCAGCAAACGGTGCTTCTTAGGGACCACGGGGCCTGCACTTAGCAGGCGCTCGGCAAACGGTGCCTCTTAGGGACCACAGGGCCTGCATTTAGCAGGCGCTTGGCAAACGGTACCTCTTAGGGTTATGAGTATGGTTGGGTGATGCCCATTTCCCAAGCAACGTCAGGGAGGCTAGTAGTAATTAATAGAAAGGATATCCaggaagatggggagaaagaaaacttaaaaagatatattaCACAGTATTCAAACAGAAGCATACCTTAAAGTAAATCTTGAATAACTGATTCACCAGAAACAGCATCCCCCACTTCTTAGAATCCTCTATACCAGCGCGACTatggaaaaataatgttttaaagttacataggaaataaaaattttatttataaatcacaaaataaacTGCCTGAACAAATTAAAATCTTGAGATAAAATCCAACAGCTCAAGTCATATTCATGAAATACAGCAACATTATGAAAGAAGATGTCCTATCTGACAGGTAAAATTGAAAAGACCAAACCAGGAGTTCTAACCCCAGCTAGACATCTGGGAAACACACCCCCTCACTGCAGCAGGTGAAAACTGACTAGTTTGCAGCAATATATGTAAAGGCTAATTGTTATGAAGCATTTCTGAAACATGGAAAAAGTATTCTCTCTTATTATTGCAACAAAATAAACTACTGAAAGACacaacaacatggaggaacctcaaaaagaggaagacacagaGCATGTGGCGTGTAGGTCCGTTTACATGAAGTCACCAAGTGGGAAGAACTGATCTACAGTGGGAAACACCAGGACCATGCTGACAGTAAGGTCCTTTCTCTCAACAGGGGTTTGGGTTATACAGTGTGTATACTTGTCAAAACTCAGCAAATAGGCAGTTAAGATTTGTGTGGTTCATTGTATgaaaattttacctcaaaatacaaaagagaatcTGAAGTATTCAGGGAAAAGTTTACTGATGCATGCAATTGACAATGAAATGCACTGCctcacaccaaaaaaagaaagacaagaaaaactgATACAGCTTACATGGGTCGAACTAAAATAAACATCAACGACAGACAAAGGACAGGAGGGCAATGTGCTGTGATGGGCCACGGGGATGTCTCCATCCAAAGCCTCACTCACGTGTCACTGGCACAGACGCGGAAACAGCTCATCAACAATTCAGCTGCCTTTTCCAACATGTCCCCgactttgctttttcctttcttcaccaACTGCTGATCTGCCTAATGgaacagaaaaacatttattttttatttcttcttgattccttaattaaaaagaaaatcacagtgcAGCCAGAAGCACAAATGGCTACAACCAAGAGTCAGAGTCCGTAAGGTTCTGAAGAAATCATGTCTACactacagtatttttaaaaattgagaaatctATAGCTTATTCCACCTCTTCCACAAATCAAATCTCTCTTCAGCCAGTTCCAGCTAGTAAGTCAGTCACCAACTgaagcctgcatggcatgtggccCTGTGCTGCTAAGAAGCCCTTCCTTACTCGGTCACTGGACTCACCATCCCACGCACCGCTAGTCAAAGCCCTGGAAACACTTTCGATAGGTGTCCACGTCACTACCAAGTCTGACTCTCCTTGTTTTTGGGACAGTCTTGGTGAAAGAAGAACCTGTCTTCTCACTCTCATCTTCTCTCCAACACAGGATCTTGAAGTGTGGCCTGCAAACCCCAGCCCACCTTCAAGACGTTTGCAGATGACTGACATGGTCAAAAGTATTTCACGATAACACTGagccattctttctttttatattgcaCTGACATTTGCATGGAAGGCGGGTGGAACCACGGGAGCCTCCCCAGTGGTGCCAAACTGAACCAGTAGTCACAGTGCCCTCGACATCACACACCCGCAACCCCTCATCACGGTGCCCTCAGCATCACACACCTGCAACCCCTCAAGCAGTCAATCAATGGTAAAGctcatttcactttaaaatgtccTGTTAACGCAGACATATCAATTTTTTAAGTCTTGGTCcttgaatatgtatattttcaataTCCTTTGTGATGAAACAGGTACAAAGCGTGACGAAGCGTGTACAAAGCAGGTCTGCTGCACACTGAAGTACGACAGCTGTCTAAGGAAAAGCACTTGAGCAGCCAGTGGAGTGGAGCTGGAACGTGGACAGAAAACTGACAGACGAGCGTGGTGGTTCagtgtgggctctggggacaATTTGCTCGaaagtgaatgaaagaagcctGTCACTTCTAGGCAAACTGACAGCATTTGTCACCAACGAGAACATCTGtgctttcaagaaaaaaacagaattttggaaaatttgtattAAACACCATGAGCTTGGCAGCTTTCCATAGCTtcaagacttttctgatgaggtCACTGGAGACACGAACAAACGGAGAGTTTTTCAAACGTTTGGTTTTTTACATAATGATGCACGTCAACATTTGGAACATCTGCACAACTCAGTGAACCAAAATTTTCCAGATGATCAACgtatgatgttacaaaatcatgcaaGGGTataagatccattcaaagtgtgTGACACACCAGTGGGTTTTGATGTAACAGTAGAAAAAGTTCACTGCTAAGCTTCAGAGGCCACAACATGACTAACCTTTAACAAGGACCTCTTGGAGTTTTGGTGTAGCTCAAAGGATATCTACAATGATCCGAAAAGGCCACTAAAATACTCCACCCTTTTCCATCGACATCTGTGAGCCCACTGTCCTCATAcgttcaaccaaaacaacatacaGCACAGAGTGAGTACAGAAGCAGACAGGAGAATCCGTGAGTCTTCTGTTAAACCCGACATTagagattaaaatgtaaaaaagccACTCTTCTTAGCACATCttgttcattttgaaaatatagttattttttacttaaaaagtcAATTACGTTACCATgtaaagatttattattttagatgaataaaaattaaaaattttcccagttaaaatttctaatacagtaaatacaGATATAACACATATAAACagaagctctttggggtcctcaataatttctATTTGTTATTATATCGTTCAGTTCTAAAATCTCCATTTGGTTCTTTCCAACTCCCATTTCTCTGCTGAGGCTGTctgcattttcctttgttttaagcCTGTCAACTGCTCCTGGGGCTTCTTCACGATGGCTGGTGCCAAACCCTGCCAGGGAATTCCACCATTCGTCTCATCTCGGTGTTGTGTTCATTGTCTTTCCTCACTCAAAATCTCAAAAGGCTGACACTCTCCTGATTCTTGGTATGACAGGGATTTTCGATTATATCCTGGACATCTGAGGTATGATGTCATGAGACTGTGGACCTTATTTATCGCATGTCGGTGGGCCTCTGCTGACACCATGCTCGCGGGGAAACGG from Equus przewalskii isolate Varuska chromosome 16, EquPr2, whole genome shotgun sequence harbors:
- the PCID2 gene encoding PCI domain-containing protein 2 isoform X4, translating into MSEADQQLVKKGKSKVGDMLEKAAELLMSCFRVCASDTRAGIEDSKKWGMLFLVNQLFKIYFKINKLHLCKPLIRAIDSSNLRDDYSTAQRVTYRYYVGRKAMFDSDFKQAEEYLSFAFEHCHRSSQKNKRMILIYLLPVKMLLGHMPTIELLKKYHLMQFAEVTKAVSEGNLLLLNEALTKHETFFIRCGIFLILEKLKIITYRNLFKKVYLLLRTHQLSLDAFLVALKFMQVEDVDIDEVQCILANLIYMGHIKGYISHQHQKLVVSKQNPFPPLSTVC